Proteins encoded within one genomic window of Granulicella pectinivorans:
- the truA gene encoding tRNA pseudouridine(38-40) synthase TruA, with translation MPHWRAILAYDGTPYHGWQVQPGLITVQGTLAEALLALTGETVLPQGSGRTDTGVHALGQVVSFPLNAKIPASNLLFALNRVLPPSIRVLSVAEAAPGFHARHSAVRKTYEYRILPRITALETICPPFLAPYVWASPRALSLDLLNEAAAHVVGTHDFSSFAAVNPDQAHRNASPVLPKENTRTLFASYWVQDPGPEGLLRYRVTGSGFLHHMVRNLVGTFVEAGSERLPASQIPAILAARDRSAAGPTAPARGLFLHEVEY, from the coding sequence ATGCCGCACTGGAGAGCCATTCTCGCGTACGACGGAACCCCCTACCACGGCTGGCAGGTACAGCCGGGCCTCATCACGGTCCAGGGAACGCTGGCCGAGGCTCTGCTTGCGCTGACCGGGGAGACCGTACTGCCGCAGGGCTCGGGGCGCACCGACACCGGCGTCCACGCACTGGGGCAGGTGGTCAGCTTTCCCCTGAACGCGAAGATTCCAGCCTCCAACCTGCTGTTCGCGCTGAACCGTGTGCTGCCGCCATCGATCCGGGTGCTCTCGGTCGCCGAGGCTGCGCCCGGCTTCCACGCTCGCCACAGCGCCGTAAGGAAGACCTACGAGTACCGCATCCTGCCGCGGATCACCGCGCTGGAGACGATATGCCCACCATTTCTCGCACCCTACGTCTGGGCCAGCCCACGCGCACTCTCACTCGACCTGCTGAACGAGGCGGCGGCGCACGTCGTCGGAACCCACGACTTCTCAAGCTTCGCCGCGGTGAACCCCGACCAGGCACACCGTAACGCATCCCCCGTGCTCCCGAAGGAGAACACACGCACCCTCTTCGCCTCGTATTGGGTCCAGGACCCCGGCCCTGAGGGGCTGCTTCGCTACCGGGTCACCGGATCGGGCTTCCTCCACCACATGGTGCGGAACCTGGTGGGTACGTTCGTCGAAGCGGGCTCGGAGCGCCTGCCTGCATCGCAGATCCCGGCGATCCTCGCCGCACGCGACCGCAGCGCTGCAGGACCGACCGCACCGGCCCGCGGACTCTTCCTCCATGAGGTCGAGTATTGA
- a CDS encoding TolC family protein: MAQPGFAQVQKVKTGNGGQSVAAGQQDLPTAPAPKQTEPLFMLDTPVNYAEPRHQTLRHPLDAYKATDYPLPRLSNTPRLRDLLRDGKLYLSLSDAVTLALENNFDIAIARINLDIADTDVLRTKAGGSFRGVSTGLVTGTLGGTTSTITGGGGPGGTSTSSGGSGTGSSGLVLSENGNGPLPELLDPSITGNLSYERANTKQSSTLITGTDTLAQDTATYNFGYTEGFITGTALSVTFNNSHTSTNSQRQSYSPLLNTTFRAQATQHLLQGFGTWINTRFMIQAKNDRRITDSAFRQQIIYTVTQVESIYWALVSAYEDVQAKQRALDQSTKLTADNRKQLEIGTLAPLDVVNSDSAVATDKQALIASESNLKYQQLVMKQALARNLDDKGISDSEVIPTDRVGLDRLVEEDMPVDELVQQAYVNNPQIEQAVLTMKNNEITIRALKNGLLPTADAYAFYGGSGVGGAQNPNLNCSSSFSAGSFTACPPGYVASSNYGNVFANTFNNTSPDYGVGINITIPLRNRIAQADQVRSQMEYRQTQMRLQQLYTQIKIQVINGQYALTNDRAQVMSAQATRDFGAQSLDAEQKKYKLGASTTALVLAQERTLATAENNLISATAAYARDRSNLRQLLSNTLDQYGINLVDTARGDVNTKPVIPGLTAPKAPEAPKPIVVSGDPSTTK; the protein is encoded by the coding sequence ATGGCACAACCGGGATTCGCCCAGGTGCAGAAGGTGAAGACAGGCAATGGGGGCCAGTCGGTGGCGGCCGGTCAGCAGGATCTGCCGACAGCTCCGGCACCCAAACAGACCGAGCCCCTTTTCATGCTGGATACGCCGGTGAACTATGCCGAGCCGCGTCACCAGACGCTGCGGCATCCGCTGGATGCCTACAAGGCGACGGACTATCCTCTGCCGCGCCTGAGCAACACACCCCGGCTGCGTGACCTTCTGCGGGATGGCAAGCTGTACCTTAGCCTTTCAGATGCCGTGACCCTCGCGCTCGAGAACAACTTCGACATCGCGATCGCGCGCATCAACCTCGACATCGCCGACACCGACGTGCTGAGGACCAAGGCCGGCGGATCGTTCCGCGGCGTCTCGACCGGTCTCGTCACCGGAACACTGGGCGGCACCACCTCCACCATCACCGGCGGCGGCGGCCCCGGCGGCACCTCCACGTCGTCGGGCGGAAGCGGCACGGGTTCTTCGGGCCTGGTGCTCAGCGAAAACGGCAACGGGCCTCTGCCGGAGCTGCTCGATCCCAGCATCACCGGAAACCTCTCGTACGAGCGCGCCAACACCAAGCAGAGTTCGACCCTGATTACCGGAACCGATACGCTGGCGCAGGATACGGCGACCTACAACTTCGGCTATACCGAGGGCTTCATTACCGGTACCGCGTTGAGCGTTACCTTCAACAATTCGCATACGTCGACCAACAGCCAGAGGCAGAGCTACAGCCCGCTGTTGAACACCACCTTCCGCGCTCAGGCCACGCAGCATCTTCTGCAGGGCTTCGGCACCTGGATCAACACGCGCTTCATGATCCAGGCCAAGAACGATCGACGCATCACGGATTCCGCCTTCCGCCAGCAGATCATCTACACGGTGACGCAGGTCGAGAGCATCTACTGGGCTCTGGTCAGCGCCTATGAAGATGTGCAGGCCAAGCAGCGCGCGCTCGATCAATCGACCAAGCTGACGGCGGACAACCGCAAGCAACTCGAGATCGGGACCCTGGCTCCGCTCGACGTCGTGAACTCCGACTCGGCGGTCGCGACCGACAAGCAGGCGCTCATCGCCTCCGAGTCCAACCTGAAGTACCAGCAGCTTGTGATGAAGCAGGCCCTGGCCCGCAATCTCGACGACAAGGGTATCTCGGACTCCGAGGTGATTCCTACCGACCGCGTCGGTCTCGACCGCCTGGTCGAAGAGGACATGCCGGTCGATGAACTGGTGCAGCAGGCATATGTGAACAACCCGCAGATCGAGCAGGCGGTGTTGACGATGAAGAACAACGAGATCACGATCCGCGCACTGAAGAACGGCCTTCTGCCTACGGCAGATGCCTATGCCTTCTACGGCGGATCGGGTGTCGGCGGTGCACAGAATCCGAACCTGAACTGCAGCTCGAGCTTCTCGGCTGGTTCGTTCACCGCGTGCCCTCCGGGGTATGTGGCCAGCTCGAACTACGGCAACGTCTTTGCGAACACCTTCAACAACACCTCGCCGGACTACGGTGTCGGGATCAACATCACCATTCCGCTGCGCAACCGTATCGCGCAGGCCGATCAGGTTCGTTCGCAGATGGAGTACCGCCAGACGCAGATGCGTCTGCAGCAGCTCTATACGCAGATCAAGATCCAGGTCATCAACGGGCAGTACGCGTTGACCAACGATCGTGCTCAGGTCATGTCCGCCCAGGCGACGCGCGACTTCGGCGCACAGAGCCTCGACGCCGAGCAGAAGAAGTACAAGCTCGGCGCCTCGACCACGGCGCTCGTGCTCGCGCAGGAGAGGACGCTGGCGACGGCGGAAAACAACCTCATCTCGGCCACGGCGGCGTATGCGCGTGATCGTTCGAACCTGCGTCAGCTTCTCTCGAACACGCTCGATCAGTACGGCATCAACCTGGTCGATACGGCCCGCGGCGATGTAAACACGAAGCCCGTCATCCCTGGGCTGACGGCGCCCAAGGCACCCGAGGCTCCCAAGCCCATCGTGGTTTCCGGCGATCCTTCCACTACCAAGTAA
- a CDS encoding thioredoxin domain-containing protein — translation MSENVEVVSGPLVHQKNSLSEAASAYLRSAMHQPVEWMEWGDAAFAKAVAEDKAILLDIGAVWCHWCHVMDRESYENLETAAVINDHFIAVKVDRDERPDVDTRYQAAVAAISGQGGWPLTAFLTPDGKPFFGGTYFPPQDRHGRPSFRRVLLTMAEAFQTRRSEVEESADSAVAAIEHNEAFSGHAGDPGPELVEKLITSALQQFDTKNGGFGAQPKFPHSGAIDLLIDCSSRAHSVDGLEDKARTAALVTLDKMSKGGIYDQLAGGFHRYSVDERWVVPHFEKMAYDNSELLKNYVHAFQTFVEPECARVARDIMRWMNEWLTDRELGGFYASQDADFSLEDDGDYFTWTLDEAREVLTPDEVKIAAAFYDIGEIGDMHHNAAKNVLFVRDTLAQVAKNAAMTMETASSLLASARAKMYAARKLRPTPFVDKTVYVGWNGMCISAYLIAGRVLNAPDAIAFALKSLDRVLETAWDPSVGMAHVVAYGEVPAGKRIAGVLEDYCFIGHAALDAWEATGEMRYFTAADTILREALKRFYDRTGEAFFDTETPAEGERFLGALATRRKPLQDSPTPAGNSVAAALLIRLEALTGDATYGEKAQLTIENFAGVVEHFGLFAATYGLALQRMVQQPVQVCVIADEADEAGARRLEAVALARFAVNKSVVRLRRDQFGSLPPALAQTLPHLPAMEGSFAVVCSGNACQPPVNNVQELMLQLNGAL, via the coding sequence ATGAGTGAGAACGTCGAAGTGGTAAGCGGCCCCTTGGTACACCAGAAGAACTCTCTGTCGGAGGCCGCCTCGGCGTACCTGCGTTCGGCAATGCATCAGCCCGTGGAGTGGATGGAATGGGGCGATGCGGCCTTCGCCAAGGCAGTGGCCGAAGACAAGGCCATCCTGCTCGACATCGGCGCCGTCTGGTGCCACTGGTGCCACGTCATGGACCGCGAGAGCTACGAGAATCTCGAGACTGCCGCCGTCATCAACGACCACTTCATCGCCGTGAAGGTTGACCGCGACGAGCGCCCCGACGTCGACACGCGTTACCAGGCCGCGGTTGCTGCCATCAGCGGACAAGGCGGATGGCCCCTGACCGCATTCCTCACCCCCGACGGCAAACCCTTCTTTGGCGGCACCTATTTCCCCCCGCAGGACCGCCACGGACGCCCCAGCTTCAGGCGCGTGCTCCTGACCATGGCCGAGGCCTTCCAGACGCGCCGTTCCGAGGTCGAAGAGTCCGCCGACAGCGCCGTCGCCGCCATCGAGCACAACGAGGCCTTCTCCGGTCATGCCGGCGACCCCGGTCCTGAGCTGGTCGAGAAGCTCATCACCTCCGCCCTGCAGCAGTTCGACACCAAGAACGGCGGCTTCGGCGCCCAGCCCAAGTTCCCCCACTCCGGTGCGATCGATCTGCTCATCGACTGCTCCTCCCGGGCCCACTCGGTAGATGGCCTCGAAGACAAAGCTCGTACTGCGGCCCTGGTCACGCTGGACAAGATGTCCAAGGGCGGCATCTACGACCAGCTCGCCGGAGGCTTTCACCGCTATTCGGTCGATGAGCGCTGGGTCGTCCCGCACTTCGAGAAGATGGCCTACGACAACAGCGAGCTGTTGAAGAACTACGTCCACGCCTTCCAGACCTTCGTCGAGCCGGAGTGCGCCCGCGTCGCTCGCGACATCATGCGCTGGATGAACGAGTGGCTTACCGACCGCGAACTCGGCGGCTTCTACGCCTCGCAGGATGCCGACTTCTCGCTTGAGGATGACGGCGACTACTTTACCTGGACGCTCGATGAAGCCCGCGAAGTCCTGACTCCGGACGAGGTGAAGATCGCTGCGGCCTTTTACGACATCGGCGAGATTGGCGACATGCACCACAACGCCGCGAAGAACGTTCTCTTCGTCCGCGACACTCTGGCCCAGGTCGCAAAGAACGCCGCTATGACGATGGAGACGGCATCGTCCCTCCTTGCCTCGGCCAGAGCGAAGATGTACGCGGCACGCAAGCTCCGCCCCACGCCCTTCGTCGATAAGACGGTGTACGTCGGCTGGAACGGCATGTGCATCTCGGCCTACCTCATTGCGGGACGCGTCTTGAACGCCCCCGATGCCATCGCCTTCGCGCTGAAGTCCCTCGATCGCGTCCTCGAGACCGCGTGGGACCCGTCAGTCGGTATGGCGCACGTTGTCGCGTACGGGGAAGTCCCCGCCGGCAAACGCATCGCAGGCGTGCTGGAGGACTACTGCTTCATCGGCCACGCCGCGCTCGACGCCTGGGAGGCTACCGGCGAGATGCGCTACTTCACCGCCGCCGACACCATCCTGCGCGAGGCCCTGAAGCGCTTCTACGACCGCACTGGCGAGGCCTTCTTCGATACCGAGACGCCGGCCGAGGGAGAGCGTTTCCTGGGCGCACTGGCCACGCGCCGCAAGCCCCTCCAGGATTCACCCACACCGGCAGGGAACTCGGTCGCCGCCGCCCTGCTCATCCGCCTCGAAGCCTTGACCGGAGACGCAACCTACGGCGAAAAGGCCCAGCTTACCATTGAGAACTTCGCCGGTGTCGTCGAGCATTTCGGGCTCTTCGCCGCCACCTACGGCCTGGCTCTGCAGCGCATGGTCCAGCAGCCGGTGCAGGTCTGCGTGATCGCCGATGAGGCGGACGAAGCCGGTGCCCGACGCCTCGAGGCCGTCGCTCTGGCCCGCTTCGCCGTCAACAAGAGCGTTGTCCGCCTGCGTCGCGATCAGTTCGGCAGCCTGCCCCCGGCGCTCGCCCAGACGCTGCCACACCTGCCTGCGATGGAGGGCAGCTTCGCCGTGGTCTGCAGCGGCAATGCATGCCAGCCGCCGGTAAACAACGTGCAGGAGTTGATGCTTCAATTGAACGGAGCCCTTTAA